The region TATCGAATATATTGAGGCAGGAGATATTGGTGCAGCAGTTGGATTTAAAGATATTAAAACTGGGGATACTATGTGTGATGAAAAACACCCAATTATCCTTGAGTCAATGAAATTCCCTGATCCAGTAATTGGTATAGCTATTGAGCCAAAAACTAAAGCGGACGTAGATAAAATGGGTATGGCTTTAGCAAAATTAGCTGAAGAAGATCCAACGTTTACTGTAAGAACAGATGAGGCTTCAGGTCAAACAATCATCTCGGGTATGGGTGAGTTACACTTAGATATCTTGGTAGATCGTATGAAACGTGAATTCAAAGTTGAGGTTAACCAAGGGGAGCCACAAGTTGAGTACAAAGAAGCTTTCACAAGAACTGCAGAACACAGAGAAGTATATAAGAAACAATCTGGAGGTCGTGGTAAATTTGGGGATATCGTATTCCGTTTAGAGCCAGCAGATGAAGGATTTGTAGGGTTACAATTTGCTAACGAAGTAAAAGGTGGTAACGTACCAAGAGAATACATTCCTGCTGTTGAAAAAGGATTCAAAGAAGCAATGAAATCTGGTCCTTTAGCTGGTTATGCAGTTGATAGTTTAAAAGTTACTTTATTAGATGGTTCTTACCACCCAGTTGACTCGGATGCATTATCTTTCGAATTAGCTGCTAAATTAGGTTACAAAGAAGTAGCTAAAGCTGCTGGAGCTGTAATCTTAGAACCTATCATGAAATTAGAAGTGATCACTCCAGAAGAAAATATGGGTGATATCGTAGGTGACTTAAATAGAAGAAGAGGACAAGTGAATGATATGGGTGACCGTTCAGGATCTAAAGTGATCAAAGCTCACGTACCTTTATCAGAAATGTTTGGTTATGTAACTACATTAAGAACATTGTCTTCAGGTCGTGCAACTTCAACAATGGAGTTCTCTCACTATGAGCAAACACCTTCTAACATTTCAGAAGAGGTAATTAAAAAAGCAAAAGGTAACGCTTAATTTTTAACAAGATGAGTCAAAAAATTAGAATAAAATTAAAGTCATACGATCATAACTTAGTTGATAAATCAGCTGAGAAAATCGTTAAAACTGTAAAAAGTACAGGTGCAGTTGTAACTGGTCCTATTCCGTTACCTACGCACAAAAGAATTTTCACAGTATTACGTTCTCCACACGTAAACAAAAAATCAAGAGAGCAATTCGAATTAAGTTCTTACAAGAGATTATTAGATATCTATTCTTCTTCTTCTAAAACTATCGATGCTTTAATGAAATTAGAATTACCTAGTGGGGTTGAAGTAGAAATCAAAGTTTAAGTTTCTAGCTTTATATAAAATTAAAACCGAGCGCAAATGCTCGGTTTTTTTATTGTCATTTGCGAATAAATAATTGTTTTTAAAAAAGTTAGCAAATTTGTTTTGTTAATAACTTTTTAATTTCTATATTTGCACGCTCGAAAAAATGGCTACTTATGCCATTGAGTATCAATGTTTAATTAATTAATAAGTTTTTATGTCTGGGTTAATCGGAAGAAAAATCGGTATGACTAGTATCTTTGACGAAAATGGAAAGAATATTCCATGTACTGTTATTGAGGCTGGACCATGCGTTGTTACCCAAGTCAGAACCAATGAGGTTGACGGGTATGAAGCTCTGCAACTTGGTTTCGATGACAAAACTGAAAAGCACACAGTTAAAGCTGAAGCAGGTCACTTTGCTAAAGCAGGAACGGTTGCTAAGAAGAAAGTTGTTGAATTCCAAGGATTTGAAACAGAGTACAAATTAGGTGATGTAATCAATGTTGATTTATTCGCTGAAGGAGAATTTGTGGATGTGTTAGGTGTATCTAAAGGTAAAGGATTCCAAGGGGTTGTTAAACGTCATGGGTTCGGAGGAGTTGGACAAGCAACTCACGGACAACATAACCGTTTAAGAGCGCCAGGATCTGTAGGTGCGTCATCTTATCCATCAAGAGTGTTCAAAGGTATGAGAATGGCCGGTAGAACAGGAGGAGAAAATGTAACAGTTCAAAACCTTAGAGTTTTAAAAGTGGTTGCTGATAAAAATCTTTTAGTTGTTAAAGGATGTGTTCCAGGTCACAAAAACTCTTATGTAATCATTCAGAAGTAATGGAAGTAAAAGTTTTAGATATCAACGGAAAAGATACAGGTCGTAAAGTTCAACTTTCTGACTCTGTTTTCGCTATTGAGCCTAACAACCATGCAATCTATTTAGATGTTAAGCAATACTTGGCTAACCAAAGACAAGGAACGCACAAAGCTAAAGAGAGAAATGAAGTAGCAGGAAGTACTAGAAAAATTAAAAAACAAAAAGGTACTGGAACGGCTCGTGCAGGAAGTGTTAAATCACCTGTATTTGTAGGTGGGGGAAGAATTTTTGGTCCAAGACCAAGAAATTATTCATTCAAATTAAATAAGAATTTAAAAAGATTAGCTCGTAAATCTGCTTTATCACTAAAAGCGAAAGAGAATAATCTAGTAGTAGTAGAAGATTTTACTTTTGATGCTCCAAACACTAAAAATTTCATTAACGTATTGAAAGCTTTAGGTTTAGACAACAAAAAATCTTTATTCGTGTTGGGTGCTGCAAATAATAATGTATATTTGTCGTCACGTAATTTAAAATCATCATCTGTTGTAACTAATTCAGAATTAAGTACTTATACTATTTTGAATAATAATAGCTTAGTGTTATTAGAAGGTGCAGTAGAAGGAATTGAAGCTAATTTAAGTAAATAATTTAGATTATGAGCGTTATTATCAAACCTATCATAACTGAGAAAATCACTAAAGATGGTGAAATTTTTAACCGTTTCGGTTTTGTAGTGGCTAAAAAGGCAAACAAAGTTGAAATTAAGAAAGCAATTGAAGCTTCTTATGGTGTAACTGTTGTTGCTGTAAATACTATGAACTACAGAGCAGATAGAACTGTTAAATATACTAAAAGTGGTTTAATCAGTGGAAAAACAAATGCTTACAAAAAAGCAATTGTTGAAGTTAAAGAAGGTGAAACAATAGATTTTTATACTAATATCTAATAGAAAATGTCAGTTAGAAAATTAAAACCTATTACCCCAGGGCAGCGTTTTAGAGTTGTAAATAGCTTTGACACTATTACAACTGATAAGCCGGAGCGTTCATTAATTGCTCCGAAAAAATCTTCTGGAGGTAGAAATAGTCAAGGAAAGATGACCATGCGTTATACAGGTGGTGGTCACAAACAAAAATATCGTATTATTGATTTTAAAAGAAACAAAGTTGGAGTTCCAGCTGTTGTTAAAACGATTGAATACGATCCAAATCGTTCAGCTTTTATTTCATTATTAGCTTATGCAGATGGTGCTAAGACATACATCATTGCGCAAAACGGTTTAAAAGTAGGACAAACTGTGGTTTCAGGTGAAAATGCAGCTCCAGAAATTGGAAATGCAATGCCTTTAAGCAAAATTCCTCTAGGAACAGTTATTTCATGTATTGAGTTAAGACCTGGACAAGGTGCTATTATTGCTCGTTCAGCAGGTACATTTGCTCAGTTAATGGCAAGAGATGGTAAATATGCTACTATCAAAATGCCTTCAGGAGAAACTAGATTGATTTTATTAACTTGTATGGCTACAATCGGAGCTGTGTCTAACTCAGACCACCAATTAGTAGTTTCAGGTAAAGCAGGTAGATCTAGATGGTTAGGTAGAAGACCGAGAACAAGACCAGTAGCGATGAACCCAGTTGATCACCCAATGGGAGGTGGTGAAGGACGTTCTTCAGGAGGTCACCCACGTTCAAGAAAAGGTTTACCAGCTAAGGGTTATAGAACTCGTGCAAAAGCTAATCCGAGCAACAAGTATATTGTAGAACGTAGAAAGAAATAATTTAAGTAAAACATGGCACGTTCATTAAAGAAAGGTCCTTTCGTTCACTATAAATTAGAGAAAAAGGTACAGGAAAATATCGCAGGTGGAAACAAAAATGTGGTTAAGACTTGGTCAAGAGCATCAATGATTATTCCAGATTTTGTAGGTCAAACAATCGCTGTTCACAATGGTCGCCAGTTTGTTCCAGTATACATTACTGAAAACATGGTAGGTCATAAGTTAGGAGAATTTTCGCCAACTAGATCTTTTAGAGGTCACGCTGGTGCAAAAAATAAAGGTAAAAAATAATAAGAAGTCATGGGAGTTCGTAAAAGAGAAGCAGCAGAGCAAAGAAAAGAAGCTAATAAGCAAATCGCTTTTGCTAAGTTAAATAACTGCCCTTCTTCACCAAGAAAAATGCGCTTAGTTGCAGACTTAGTAAGAGGTCAGAAAGTAGAAAATGCTCTTAATATATTAAGATTCAGTCAAAAAGAAGCTTCTAGAAAATTAGAGAAATTAGTGTTATCAGCTATCGCTAACTGGCAAGCTAAAAATGCTGATGCTAATTTAGAAGAGGCAGGCTTAATTGTAAAAGAGATCAGAGTAGACGGAGGTATGATGTTAAAAAGATTACGTCCAGCTCCTCAAGGTCGTGCACACAGAATTAGAAAACGCTCAAACCACGTAACTGTAGTTTTAGGAGCAAATAATAACACACAAAGCTAATTATAAACAGTATGGGACAAAAGACAAATCCAATAGGTAACAGACTTGGTATCATCAGAGGATGGGATTCTAACTGGTATGGTGGTAACGACTACGGTGATAAAATCGCTGAAGACGCTAAAATCAGAAAGTACATCCACGCTCGTTTAGCAAAAGCTAGTGTATCAAAAATAATTATCGAGAGAACTTTAAAACTTGTAACCGTTACTATCACTACTGCTAGACCTGGTATCATTATCGGAAAAGGTGGTCAAGAGGTAGACAAGTTAAAAGAAGAACTTAAGAAAATCACTGATAAGGAAATTCAAATCAACATTTTCGAAATCAAAAGACCTGAGTTAGATGCTTATTTAGTAGGTAATTCTATCGCTCGTCAAATCGAAAGTCGTATTTCTTACAGAAGAGCTATTAAAATGGCTATGGCTGCTGCAATGAGAATGAATGCAGAAGGAATCAAAGTTATGATTTCTGGTCGTTTAAATGGTGCTGAAATGGCACGTTCAGAGCACTTCAAAGAAGGTAGAATTCCATTATCAACTTTCAGAGCTGATATTGATTATTCATTAGCTGAAGCACATACTACTTATGGTAGAATGGGTATTAAAGTATGGATAATGAAAGGTGAAGTTTACGGAAAAAGAGATCTTTCTCCGTTAGTAGGTATGGACAAAAAAGGACCTAAATCTACAGGATCTTCTTCTCCAAAAGGGAATGGTAAACCAAACCAACGCAAAAGAAAGTAATTATTTTAAATTAAAGAGAAATGTTACAACCTAAAAGAACAAAATACCGTAAGGTACAGAAGGGTAAAATGAAAGGGATCTCTCAAAGAGGTCACGTACTTTCTAATGGTATGTTTGGAATAAAATCTTTAGATTCTGCTTTCATTACTTCACGTCAAATCGAGGCTGCTCGTATCGCTGCAACTCGTTACATGAAGAGAGAAGGTCAATTATGGATTAAGATTTTCCCAGACAAGCCAATTACTAAAAAGCCTTTAGAGGTACGTATGGGTAAAGGTAAAGGTGCAGTTGAATATTGGGCTGCAGTTGTAAAACCAGGAAGAATCATGTTTGAAGTTGGTGGTGTGCCATTAGCAATCGCTAAAGAAGCATTACGTTTAGCTGCTCAAAAGCTTCCTGTTAAAACTAAGTTTGTAGTTGCTAGAGATTTCGAAGCATAATAAAGAAACATTATGAAAAAATCAGATTTATCAAATCTATCAGTAGCTGAGTTACAAAACAAGCTTGGTGAATTAAAGAAGAGTTATTCGGAGTTAACAATGGCTCATACCATTTCTCCAATCGCAAATCCGCTTCAATTAAGATCATTAAGAAGAGAAGTAGCTAGAGTTGCTACAGAATTAAGCAAACGATAGTTATCAATTGTATTCTACTGAAAGATGGAAAATAGAAATTTAAGAAAAGAAAGAGTTGGTGTAGTTACTAGCAACAAAATGGACAAGTCTATTGTTGTTTCTGAAACTAAGAGAGTAAAACACCCTTTATATGGTAAGTTCGTGTTAAAAACTAAAAAATACGTTGCACACGACGAAAAAAATGATTGTAACATTGGTGATACAGTAAAGATCATGGAAACTAGACCTTTATCTAAAACTAAATGTTGGAGATTAGTTGAAATCATTGAAAGAGCGAAGTAATTATGGTACAACAAGAATCAAGATTAAAAGTAGCAGATAACACTGGAGCGAAAGAAGTACTTACGATCCGTGTTTTAGGAGGAACGAAACGTCGTTATGCCTCTGTTGGTGATAAAATTGTAGTTTCAATTAAAGATGCTACTCCAAACGGAAACGTGAAAAAAGGAGCGGTATCAACTGCAGTTGTTGTACGTACCAAAAAAGAAGTGAGAAGAGCCGATGGTTCATACATCAGATTTGATGACAACGCATGTGTGTTATTAAATGCTGCTGGTGAAATGAGAGGTACTCGTGTTTTTGGTCCAGTTGCAAGAGAACTTCGTGAAAAACAATTCATGAAAATTGTATCATTAGCACCTGAAGTGCTTTAATTCTAAATAGACGTGATGAAGTTAAAAATTAAATCAGGTGATCTAGTAAGAGTTATTGCTGGTGACCACAAAGGACAAGAAGGTAAAGTATTACGCGTTCTTCGTGATAAAAATAAAGCCGTTGTTGAAGGTGTGAACATGATTTCAAAACATACGAAACCAAGTGCACAAAATCCTCAAGGTGGTATTGTGAAAAAAGAAGCTCCTATTCATATTTCTAATGTTCAGTTAGTTGATGCTAAAACTAAAGCAACTACTAAAGTTGGATTTAGAACTGAAGGAGATAAGAAAGTAAGATTTTCAAAAAAATCTAATCAAGTATTATAGTTATGGCATACGTACCTAGACTAAAGGAAGAATATAAAAGTAGAGTAATCTCTGCTTTGAAAGAAGAATTTGGTTACAAAAATGTAATGCAAGTTCCAAAATTAGAAAAGATTGTTATTAGCCGTGGTGTTGGTGCTGCTGTTTCTGATAAAAAATTAGTTGATTACGCTGTTGAAGAGTTAACTAAAATTACAGGTCAAAAAGCAGTTCCTACTATTTCTAAGAAAGACGTTGCGTCTTTTAAATTAAGAAAAGGAATGCCAATTGGTGCTAAAGTTACTCTTAGAGGTGAAAGAATGTATGAGTTTTTAGATAGACTTATCACTTCAGCTTTACCACGTGTTAGAGATTTCGGTGGTATCAAGTCTACTGGTTTTGACGGAAGAGGTAATTATAACTTAGGAGTTTTAGAGCAAATCATTTTCCCTGAAATTGATATTGATAAAGTTAATAAAATTGCTGGTTTTGATATTACTTTTGTAACTTCTGCAAACACAGACAAAGAGGCAAAATCATTATTAGCAGAATTAGGATTACCTTTTAAAAAGAATTAAGTTATGGCTAAAGAATCAATGAAAGCCCGTGAGGTGAAAAGAATTGCATTAGTTGAAAAGTATGCTGAGAAAAGAAAAGCTTTGAAAGAAGCTGGTGATTTCGAAGGTTTACAAAAATTACCTAAAAATTCTTGTCCAGTTAGAGTACACAATCGTTGTAAATTAACAGGAAGACCTAGAGGTTATATGCGTCAGTTTGGTATTTCACGTGTTACTTTCCGTGAAATGGCTAACCAAGGTTTAATACCTGGTGTGAAAAAAGCAAGCTGGTAAGATAAAATTAAATATTAACGATTAAAGGTTCGATAGGCGAGTGCCTATCGAAAACCATAATCACAATTTCATACATTATGTATACAGATCCTATTGCAGATTTTTTAACAAGAATCAGAAATGCTGTGAGAGCAAACCATAAAGTGGTTGAAATTCCAGCTTCTAATCTTAAAAAAGAAATCACTAAGATTTTATTCGATCAAGGATATATCTTAAGTTACAAGTTTGAAGATAGTACTGTTCAAGGTACAATCAAAATCGCTCTTAAGTATGACAAAGACACTAAAGAGTCAGTAATCAAAGATATCCAAAGAATTAGTAAACCAGGTTTACGTAAATATGCAAGTTCAACAAACATCCCAAGAATCTTAAATGGTTTAGGTATTGCTATTGTTTCTACTTCAAAAGGAGTAATGACAGGTAAACAAGCTAAACAATTAAATGTTGGTGGTGAAGTAATTTGTTACGTATACTAATAAAAAGAGCAAGCGAATGTCAAGAATAGGTAAAAATCCAATTGCAATTCCAGCAGGAGTAACTGTAGAAGTGAAAGATGCTGTAGTTACAGTAAAAGGAAAATTAGGCGAGCTTTCTCAGGAATTTTCTGATGTAACAGTTAAAATTGAAGATAATCAAGTTATCGTTGAACGTTCATCTGATTATAAAACTGAAAGAGCGAAACACGGATTGTACCGTGCATTAATCAACAATATGATTGTTGGTGTTTCTGAAGGTTTCACAAAGGAATTAGAATTAGTAGGAGTTGGTTATAGAGCTTCTAATGCTGGTCAAAAATTAGACTTAGCTTTAGGTTACTCTCATAACATCGTATTAGAAATCGTTCCTGAAGTTAAAGTGGAAACAATTTCAGAAAAAGGTAAAAATCCGATAGTGAAGTTAACTTCATTCGACAAACAATTATTAGGTCAAGTATCTGCTAAAATCAGATCTTTCCGTAAACCTGAACCTTACAAAGGAAAAGGAGTTAAGTTTGTTGGTGAAGAATTAAGAAGAAAAGCAGGTAAATCAGCTTAAAAATTAAAGTTATGTCATTAACAAAATCTGAAAGAAGACAAAGAATACAGTTCAGAATCAGAAAGATTGTAAGCGGAACTGCTGCTCAACCTAGACTTTCTGTTTTTAGAAGTAATAAAGAAATCTATGCGCAAATCATAGATGATGTAAACGGTGTTACTTTAGTTGCAGCTTCATCAAGAGATAAAGGTGTTGCTAAAGGTACTAAAACTGAAACTGCTAATGCAGTTGGTAAATTGATAGCTGAAAAAGCTCTACAAGCTGGTATCACAACTATCTCTTTTGATAGAGGTGGAAATTTATACCACGGACGTGTTAAATCATTAGCTGAAGGAGCTAGAGAAGCTGGACTTAAATTCTAATTAGGATATGTATCACAATTATAAAAACGTAGAACTAGTAAAACCAGCTGGTCTTGAATTAAAAGATCGTTTGGTAAGTGTTAATCGTGTTACTAAAGTTACTAAAGGAGGTAGAGCATTTGGATTCTCTGCTATCGTTGTAGTAGGTGATGAGCATGGAGTAGTTGGTCATGGTTTAGGAAAATCTAAAGATGTATCTGAAGCTATTGCTAAAGCAGTAGAAGATGCTAAGAAAAATTTAGTTAGAATTCCATTAAGTGGACATTCAGTTCCTCATGAGCAAAAAGGTAAATTTGGTGGGGCTAGAGTATTTTTAATGCCTGCATCTCACGGTACTGGAGTAATTGCTGGTGGTGCTGTACGTGCGGTATTAGAATCAGTTGGTGTTCATGATGTATTATCTAAATCTCAAGGTTCATCTAATCCTCACAATGTAGTGAAAGCAACTTTTGATGCTTTATTACAAATGAGAAGTGCTGCAACTGTTGCTAAGCAAAGAGGTGTATCATTAGACAAAGTATTCAAAGGTTAATAATACAAGGAATCATGGCAAAAATTTTAGTAAAACAAGTAAGAAGTAAAATCAACTGTCCTGCAGACCAAAAGAAAACATTAGTTGCTTTAGGTTTAAGAAGAATGGGGCAAGTTGTTGAGCATGATGCAAATCCTGCTATCCTTGGAATGGTAAATAAAGTTAAACACTTAGTTTCTGTTGAAGAAACTAAATAACACGAATAGTTATGAATTTAAGTAACTTACAACCGGCTGAAGGGTCAACTCATAACCAAAACAAAAGAGTAGGTAGAGGACAAGGTTCTGGAAAAGGTGGTACTTCTACAAGAGGTCACAAAGGAGCTAAATCTCGTTCTGGTTACTCAAAGAAAATTGGTTTTGAAGGAGGTCAAATGCCGTTACAAAGAAGAGTTCCAAAATTTGGTTTCAAAAATATCAATAGAGTAGAATATCAAGGTGTAAACTTAGATACTTTACAAAATTTAGTTGATAATGGTATTGTAACAGATACTGTAGATTTTGCAGTATTAGTTGATTATCGTTTAGCTACTAAAAATAGCTTGGTTAAGATTTTAGGAAGAGGTGAGCTAAAAGCTAAACTAAAAGTAAGTGCTCACAAATTTACAGCATCAGCAAAAGCCGCTATCGAAGCTGCTGGAGGTGAAGCAGTAACTTTATAATTCTTAAAACAAGATGAAGAAATTTATAGATTCATTAGTCAATGTTTGGAAAATCGAAGAACTAAAAAATAAAATTTTAGTGACTCTAGTAATTTTACTTGTGTACCGTTTTGGTTCACAAGTAACTTTACCAGGTATCGATGCAACTAAACTACAAAATCTTACTAACCAAACAGAAGGTGGTATTGGTTGGTTAATCAACGTATTTACAGGAGGTGCTTTTTCTGAAGCGTCTATTTTTGCGTTGGGTATCATGCCATACATTTCTGCATCTATTGTAGTACAATTAATGGGTATTGCTATACCTTATTTACAAAAACTACAAAAAGATGGTGAAAGTGGTAGAAAGAAATTGAATCAAATTACTCGTTGGTTAACAATAGGTATTACCCTAGTACAAGGTCCTGGTTATATTTATAACTTAAAAAATACTTTACCAGGAGATGCATTCAATAGCGATTTCTTTAGTTTCTTCCCTTTATTCAGTTCTGTATTAATCATAGTTACAGGTACAATTTTTGCAATGTGGCTTGGTGAAAGAATTACAGAAAAAGGAATTGGAAATGGAATTTCATTATTAATCATGGTGGGGATATTAGCAAGAATGCCTGAAGCATTTATGCAAGAAATTGCATCTTCAGTATCTCAAAATAATGGTGGTTTAATGAAGATTGTTATTGAAATTATTATATGGTTATTAGTAATAATAGCTTGTATTTTATTAGTAATGGCATTAAGAAAAGTACAGGTTCAATATGCTAGAAGATCTGTTTCTGGTGATTTTGAAGTTGATTCTTTAGGAGATAACAGACAATTTATCCCTTTAAAATTAAATTCTGCTGGTGTAATGCCAATCATTTTTGCTCAAGCAATTATGTTTATACCTGCTGCAATCGCTGGATTATCAAAGTCTGACGCGGCTTTAAGCATCTCAAATATGTTTAAAGATCCATTCGGATTAGTTTATAATATAGTTTTTGCTTTATTAATTATAATTTTTACGTATTTTTACACCGCCATTACGGTGCCAACAAATAAAATGGCAGATGACTTAAAAAGAAGTGGTGGTTTCATTCCTGGTGTTAAACCTGGTGCTGAAACTGGAGATTTTCTTGATAAGTTAATGTCTTTAATCACATTCCCAGGATCTTTATTCCTTGCTTTAATTGCAGTGTTCCCTGCTATTATTCACGGTTTATTAAATGTTCAAGGGGCATGGGCTTATTTTTATGGAGGTACTTCGTTAATCATTATGGTTGGAGTTGCAATCGATACTATTCAACAAATTAATTCATATTTGTTAAATAGACATTATGATGGTTTAATGAAAAGTGGTAAAAATAGAAAAGCTGTAGCTTAATAATATGGCAAAACAATCAGCAATAGAACAAGACGGAACAATTGTAGAAGCATTGTCAAATGCTATGTTCCGTGTAGAGTTAGAAAACGGACACGTTGTAATTGCTCATATCTCTGGTAAAATGCGAATGCATTACATTAAATTGTTACCCGGAGACAAGGTTAAACTTGAAATGAGCCCTTATGACTTATCCAAAG is a window of Flavobacterium indicum GPTSA100-9 = DSM 17447 DNA encoding:
- the rpmD gene encoding 50S ribosomal protein L30 translates to MAKILVKQVRSKINCPADQKKTLVALGLRRMGQVVEHDANPAILGMVNKVKHLVSVEETK
- the rplO gene encoding 50S ribosomal protein L15 produces the protein MNLSNLQPAEGSTHNQNKRVGRGQGSGKGGTSTRGHKGAKSRSGYSKKIGFEGGQMPLQRRVPKFGFKNINRVEYQGVNLDTLQNLVDNGIVTDTVDFAVLVDYRLATKNSLVKILGRGELKAKLKVSAHKFTASAKAAIEAAGGEAVTL
- the secY gene encoding preprotein translocase subunit SecY; the protein is MKKFIDSLVNVWKIEELKNKILVTLVILLVYRFGSQVTLPGIDATKLQNLTNQTEGGIGWLINVFTGGAFSEASIFALGIMPYISASIVVQLMGIAIPYLQKLQKDGESGRKKLNQITRWLTIGITLVQGPGYIYNLKNTLPGDAFNSDFFSFFPLFSSVLIIVTGTIFAMWLGERITEKGIGNGISLLIMVGILARMPEAFMQEIASSVSQNNGGLMKIVIEIIIWLLVIIACILLVMALRKVQVQYARRSVSGDFEVDSLGDNRQFIPLKLNSAGVMPIIFAQAIMFIPAAIAGLSKSDAALSISNMFKDPFGLVYNIVFALLIIIFTYFYTAITVPTNKMADDLKRSGGFIPGVKPGAETGDFLDKLMSLITFPGSLFLALIAVFPAIIHGLLNVQGAWAYFYGGTSLIIMVGVAIDTIQQINSYLLNRHYDGLMKSGKNRKAVA
- the infA gene encoding translation initiation factor IF-1, which produces MAKQSAIEQDGTIVEALSNAMFRVELENGHVVIAHISGKMRMHYIKLLPGDKVKLEMSPYDLSKARITYRY